TAAAGGTGCGTGTATTAAAGATCCAGTATGTAATTAAATATTAGGagttattggcagaaatgtatatatatatatatatatattaaggacccattattttttttcttttggcttcgCCACCTTtcggggtcgccacagcagataatccgtatttggcagagatttttttaaGCCTGACGtttttcctgacacaaccctcccatttatccagtccttaaagttccagtgtgtaagtCTCACCTGTGGATgacactaattcttacacactggaacttttaAGGACTTGTTAGTTTAGATTTCTGACAGATGTAGAGGTTTGTTAGCTTGACTGGTTTGTTTAAAGCGATGCAGTGTATTGACATTTTCCcctatttaatttaaacttGAATCAAGTGTAGCCTTTAAAAACAGCATATGCTTGATTTTACTTCTTCTGTTTTGTTCatatatttgttcattttctatgaTTCTTACCTCAAAGTGAATCTTGATCACTATGAATCACTGAAGCACAAAATCACAGCCTTCTTCCCAGATGAGCTGTCTCGCATCAAGACTGATCTCCGTTATCAAAGCTGCtcattgtaaacacacacctgtcatACCAGCTgctgcactcactcacaaacaatAATGGTTGATTATAGCGTCAttagtctcctcctcctccccctcctcctcatcttcttcatAGCTGTTTTGCTCACTGTGGGTTCTTCTTATCACATTTACTCCCCCATTTACACTTCTAAGCATCAGTGTGTACAAACGTCAAGAGAGAAACCGAtactatattaaaaataaagagttaTCAACTGTCCTTCTCTGCCTGCACAGATCTCCTGTTGACTACAGTAATCAATGCCTCCTTCATTTCTCAGAGCTGCTAAACCCTGCCGTTCTATGTGTGTCTATGGTTAAAAACAGTGTGAGTCATGAAggacaggaggtggaggaggtagAATCCCGGGCGGCTTTCCACCTCctctcttccccctcctccatcTTAGGAAAGCCCTGCCATTGCTCagctctcttcctcctccttcctctttctcagcctcttcctcttcttcttcctcctccttatcCTCATCCTCCACCTCATCCCATGCCAAGCCTTGCTCCTCCTCATGCTCCTCATCCTCAAGAAGCCCCGGTGCAACAAAGCGTAAGGAGGTGAGAACTATTGACTGACTTATTTCTGCTGCCCTCTGTTCACGTTCACGTCACCAAAGTCGGCGAGTCAAATACTTGATGTTTGCTGCCCTCACTGCCTTTCTCTTTTTCACCTCACCCCTTCATTTCTTTCCCCTCTGTCCTCACCCCTCTGCTCAAAGCAAAGATGGATAGTTATATTCATATAATTATCTGCAGCCACTTAGAGATTTAATGGCTGAATTTGGATGTGCCTGCAAAACCTTGCCACTAAATGAGTCAAAGCGCCGTTAACCTTTAATATCTTTTAAATTATGTGTTCTACGGACTTTCTTTTAAACCATAAATTGAGATTTAAATGAGACTGCTGTTGAATATCAAGCAAACCATAATGAAGTCTCTCTACACACCAGCACACTTTTATTTGTagcaaatgattttaaaataatatttaaaattgaAGTGCTGTTGAATTTGGTCTGTCAAAGCTGGTGGTGATTTATGAACAACAATATGTTAGTATTTAATGTGACATGTATCAGAATTCAAGAAACAGCAGTCGCCATACAGGTTGTTGTGAATTTAATTTAAGTAGATAGAGTTTAAAAGTTTTTATTAATAAGTTAATTTACAATCAGCAGTTCATATGAAGCTAAAAATAAgacaatacatttcattttacattttatagtGTGCATATTAAGGACAGTGCCTTTGTACTGAAGGACTGTGTTTCCCATGATGCTTTGCAGCCATAGAGCAGACAACATATGACAGTTCAGTATTGTGTTTACAAAAAAGTTCCCACACTTGTAAACCcccattttgtcatttgttcaCTAAAGTTAACAAACCCTTCAAGTCATGTCGTTTTGGATGTAGTTGGGGTAAACTACAACATGGGTACCTCAAAAATGTCTCTGCCTCGCTTTAAAACAAGGGGTGTTTTGAGGTGAACCATTTTGGGGCTAGTAGCTACAGCTAATGACTTAGCTTCCATGGTGTGAAGCGTAGattctaaaataaaaagccTCTCCTTCGTAGTTGCAAATAAACTCCTCTTATTACTTGTACCGTTAGCGCTAAAGGAGGCACAAGAATAACTGAACATGTTGCAGACAGAGCatgagagagcaggagagtgAGAAGCTATCGCTAAAGAGATAGCTTGCTAGGTTAATACAACCACCGTGTGTGAGAAACATGAAAAAGAGTAAGTTGTTGAGAATGTTGGCTCATGCATCTCATGGTGCATTCCATTTATCAGGCAATATGAGCCTAAAATTATATaacaatgtgtcatttttattcctttcttatatgtattttattgcccCGTTTGAGGTTTTGTAtcttatttttagtgttttctgtttattattCTGCACTGCTTCTGTACAGCCGTACAGGTctactgtggttgtttttaaagtgctttacaaataaagttggattggattagagaacttaaattaaaattaaaactaaaattagCCGTGGTTGTGTAGAGGCACCCATCTAAACTAGGGGTGTGTGAGTTTGCTCATATATTTGATACAGTAGTGTTGAGTGATTTAGTAATACTAatattttttccccacttcaAACACTGGCCCCATGACCTAAATTCCAATTGTCGACAAACGGAACGCAGCATTACTCACCCGACTTGTAACTGTCTGACTCACAGTATATCTGTTTTTTCCCTCACCACCATTTGCAGAGTGATGATGAAAGTTTGTGTGATGTGACCTTCTTTCATGAAGgtgtttgttatattttttcTGTGAGATTTTCAGGCCAAGAACTTCATACCACTTCAAGTTCAAATCCATCCCGTTCATTAGGGTAGTGACAGAGATAATGTTATTCGtttaattttatattatatagtatatatatgaaAACATTCATGATATGAACCTAACTGTTCCACCCCTATTCCCTTGTACCTCTACAGATATTCAACAGAGGCTGTTGTTCATTAGCACCATATTGATTTGTTCATTTCACAGAAGGCTCCTTGTTTCCTCCAAAAGTTCAGTGtcggcagaaaaaaaaagaatgattaaACTAAACACAATCCCTTTTTGATCCATCATGCTCTCATTTTCTACCATGGAGCTttcacagagagagttgtgttttattttcccaaAAAGAAACCAGGCCTGAAAGTTTcctcaatcaaaacaaatctgtcTCAATGGGACTTCCACCACAGAAGcatagagaacagagagagtgaTTTCAGTACATTGCATCTCCCTGCTCGACTGTTAGTGTTAGATATAAGATATAAACGAGTGTGTACCTGCGTGTGTGCGCCCTCCAATCCTGCCACTGGAGGGCGCACATGTCAAATAAACCCCACTTCAGttagtttgattttaaatgtttatgtttcctttttttagaaGATAAAGAACGTTTAGAAGATTTTGAGCTTGTTTTATTTAGGACAACACTTTACAATAAGCATACATTATATAAGCATTTGTATAACTGTTAATTAATTATAGTTAATATATATAGTTAATCCAGACTGCACGTCTGTCCAGCAGAGAAGCGAAGGAGAGCATAAGGACTTGGATTGAGGTTAAGTGTTCATTGACGTTTCGGTTGGTGCCAAAGGGTAACCAGAGGGTTAGGTTGCAGGTCAACTAAATTGTGGATTTGTTTCTTTTGACTTCTCCCTGTCTACGGGTCGCCACAGCCGATCACCTGCTATTTTCATTGATCCTTATATTTGATTTATGACATAtatgagatattttttttttatgtcggATGCCGTTCCTGTGCCCAACCCTCCCACCCTCCTTGGGACTGGCACTAGGAGCACACTGGTTGTTAAACAATTCTAGAAAAGGTTGCAAGAAGGATGCAAGAAAGCATTAAAGATTATTGCAATGAAATATGCAGGTAGACGGGTCATTACTAAATGATTGGTGGTGTTAATTACTGAATCGTGAGGGCTAGAGAACTTATATTGTTGTTGGCTCTCAGATGTAAAGGGGATTCCAacaaaattgatttaaaatgtgttttaggaAAACTATTGGCTGTGACTCTTAAGTTAAATATTGCAGTGCTGCACCTCAGGTTGAGCACCAGCTCAGATAAATGTGTCATATACTGTAAGATTCCCTTGGCTAATGGATTGCAGTCATCAGCCTCTGCTCACTCGCAGCATGTGAGGATCATTTCTCTTTGTATTTTGCTGCAGTTGTCCTTTAAATCACCACGTTAacttttgagtgtgtgttttctctcctctctcagcccTCCTGAAGCTAATGCTGTGACACCATCAGACTCCAGGGGAGTGGGAGAAAACAAAGGACATGTTTCACCAGAGGAGGAGTTGTATGCACAGTACTTTACTTTCTgaccagcaaaaaaaacaaaacaaaaacaaaaaagaacttggtcaaaaacataaaaccacacaaagtAATGGGACAGAGAGCTACAGCTGAACCGCATTCAAAACACATTGTGTTCAATTGTGCGTTGATAACAACAGCAGCCCGGGTCCTCCATACATGAGCATTGTACACTGTGTGCATAGTCATGAAAGTGCAAAGTGTTAGTTAGGGtttaaaaacattgtgttattttagagtgtataaTTCAGTGAGATTCTCATCCTAAAATAATCTAAATCCATTCTAATAGATCCAAATTCCAAATatctatttaaaaaatgatggcctttctttgcatgttttccccgtgtgtgtgtgtgtgtgtgggttctctctcAGGGTACcttggcttcctcccacagtccaaaatcacacaGTTTGGTGAAAAGGTTcattggtgtgaatgtgagagtgaatgttttttcctctgtgtgttggACGGATTTCAAACATGTATTGAACGGCAGACATTGTCCTGGCTGAATGAGCTCCACCCCCCCTCCAGTGATCGACTCGAATCTTCAGAATCTACCCAGAGCTGATGTCTGAAAATGGCTTTTCAGTGGGATAGAAGTGACGTGGTGTTTACATGCAGGTGAATGGTGAATCTTAGTTATTGACCAATTTCCAGATCACACACTGTGGGCTAATTAGTTCCATATATCATTAGTTatcattatttacaattttataactgtgacctgtcaaagtGGCAGTCAATTTGATCTATGTTtgtcaaaagttttttcaaaatattcagtttttccccctttttttggacattttcttgCTAATTCTCctcaaaatataatttatacGTTTTTACAAACTCTTGATCCGATCCAGGACAGACTGATTTCTGTCCTCATACTCATATTTAGTCCATGgtgtgagtcatgtgacatgtaTTGGAGGATCTAGCTGCTGATCCTGGTTGTTTTTGACCGTACACCACAATAACAACACCAGCAAAGAAAAGACTGACTGTAGCTCTCTGTCTCGGGGCTTTGACATGTACATTTTCACACCTTTGAACCTGCTGAGGGGTGCTCGATGAGTGGAAACATCACGGCGACGGAATCAAGCGCTCCTCACGTTTTTATTATTCTAGCATTTATAATCTAAAGAACTACTGTTTTTCTATGGTCTGCCGGTGATGCCAGAGGAAGAGTTCTGCTGTCATTTATGGACTCCTCGATAACTTCTTATGGCCAAGGAGGGTTTATTAATCAATGTTTAACTTTCATCACGAGCCAGGAGTGCACGTCTGTGAGCGAACTCTTCCTCTGCaagtctctgtttgtgtcacagacCTGAGAGCATGTGAAAACAGAAACGCTTATCTCTCTCTTCACTggtctgtgttttttaaacGGGACTCTTTACAAGTTTACATCGTTCTTGTGTGGCGTGGTTTTCATGAGTAACTTGTACAGTTTATGAACTGCATGAAGAggcactttttttccccaacacgGACGGACCTCACTGGCGTCCGTGTAACAAACCCATTCAGTCACATCAGTGCTCGTCTTCCATAACAATCAGCTGAGGTTGTGTTTGCACTGTCGTCAGAGAATGATATACAAACACCTAATTCAACCGCTATAGATATTTCTTTaaggaattttaaaaaaaagagttattCTTGATTTTCTGTCAAAAGAATCACAGCGGCAGGTTTCACGTGTATTGGGTCTGGAccaacaaaaatgaccaaaatgaAGTTCACCACGTATTTGAAAGAGCTCAGGTCTAACCACATGATCTTATCCAATATAAAGTTGGTCAAGTCacgacaaacaaataaaaaaagttgattCTGTGGGGTGGGTAATGTGACAAAACTAtagtttattaatatttttattattatattttttaagttgTGATTTTAGTGGAATCACTTTATACAGTTGTTTTAAGATAAATGAGGATCATCATTACTTTGATCATCTTTCTcatgttttacaataaaaatctatactttagcttttttttatgttatttataaaGAATTAGTGCCACATTTTCTGgaaatttctttaaaaataaatacactctaCATGATAAACCTCAttattaaacacaaaataagtcTGTACACACATTGAATTTCATTCCATTTGCAGCAggtttgcatgtgttttgtgttgggGGTTAAATAATATATGAAATGTCAGTATGTGCACCTCTGTGTTGTCTGAAGGAAACGCTTCCTGAAACCAGGTTTGAGCTCAGTGTTGCATGGAAAACACTGGACGCGAACCATGTGTTTGTACAATAAGACTCCTTATCTCATACAGGAAGGCAGTCTTATGCTGAATTAAATGCTATAATTGTAAATAATGACCTGTAAAAGTGACAAACCCAGTCAAGGTAATGgacaaataaaaagagacaaCAGCGCCCGCACTGGGTGTTTGTCCTGAAACTGAACCACGGTTGGTTCATTCCTCCATGCACTGTGAAGattctatttatttcatttttttaaattattattattattattaataataataatacattttcctgCAATCAAATCTGCTTTTGTTTCACATATTTGCCTTTTAAAAACTAATCTCACTGTACTTATAATAATCCAACATGAGGGTGACACCGTTTCCCCagtggagagtgagagagaagcaCATTCTGGGTGACGACCCTTTTTTACTGTGATAGTTAAAGGACCATGCCGGTGTTTTTTTGCATGACGAAATCCACGCGATGCCAAAGTTAATACTGTGTTGCTTTTTCATTCTCTACTTTAGTTTAAGTGAATTTACTTTACTACATTACATGGTCTGTGCAGTAGATACTCATCCCTTTGTTCATGTGTCAATTTCTTAGCACTATAAATACccgtttttgcttttcttttcttcattttcactgtcactttaactGTTCTCAGCCATGACAGTCATCAGCATCTGGTGTCTGCTAAGTTTAATAACTTCTAAACCTGCTGATGGAAATCAAGCTGAGACACGagtaaacatgtaaaaacactGGTTTGGTCCTTCAGGTTTAGTTTTACATATATTATAAAGCAAAgagaaaacattatttaactgtttgtgtttgtagttACTGTATCTGTCAAAAGTTTCATTCGTCCTCATttgaatgggttttttttctttgtttttattactttctacATGGAAGGTTACTACTGAAGACGTCAAAACTTCAATTAATTGTCTATTTGTGGTAGTGACTTGGAATTTGAGTGATCTCGGATTTCCTAATCGGAATCTCGGAGCGACCTCTCCAACCCGACATAGGATTCCAACGTGGCAAACACTGCTATTTTTTACAATTAGggcttctgtcatatttgtttcacattaaatcaataGTCTTCACCAGACTCAACTGGAATACTGTGAAATAGGGGATgccgtcactcccagttccaacTTTCgagttccaatgtaaatggaatgcagcattttgtgtctttcttcttcttcgagGGTTTATAACAGCAGCTTGCATCCATGATGTTCTATATTTGAGCTCTAGACTTTATTTTGATGCTCCTGTCATAGTCTTGATGTCTTCAATATTAATCTCCAATgatggaaataataaaaaatgtcatttttaatgtgtCCTGCATGTTACCTGACTGTGTGTTGCTTTACATGACCTCTGATGTGACCTTTAAAATGAGTGGGCAAACATCAACTCTTGATTCTTAAGACCTCACAGaggaattgttgttgttttatttcatgacaCTGTCATCAGCCGGCCATCAGTGAATCATGGGAACTGCAacttattaaaacataaatgtctgttttttatgTGACGATATACAGACCAGGGCTCAGTTCATTACACTCTCAACTCAGTTTTGAACAAAAATTGCGGGAAAGGACGATTCCTGCGTTTGCaggtgtttttaatgacttaaaaaaaaatgacaataacaatttGTGACTGGAACTGAGTTGGAAGTGACTGGATGTCACCCTTGTGACTTCTCATTTATTGATGTCTGTcttgccctttttttttaaaattaaatatatgacaattataacaataacaatattggTTTATATTTGTATCATTTCTGTTGTATGTTATggaacagtaaaataatgatTGTGACATAAAATTGTATCGTGTGTGTTCTATTTACAGACTATATATAATGAAATTCATGGTCTGGGcgtcattttattttcataatccatttaGTATCATGTCATAAGATAATCAGATGACGTAATAAACAGATaagtacggtggccctgaagacgcaacaaaaatgcaaaaggtgaggttattttattgtgcttgatCCAAGATAGACAGAAACTCAAAGCAGATATAGTGCTGATGGAATGACATCATACACTGCAGATGGACATAATAGCGCACTTTGaaactttcattatttttaaatgcccTTTATAGACTCTTCTTTGTCGGTTTCCTGACTGACACTATACTGCCCCCTCAGTTAACCAAGTGTAAATGGATCATCTGTTGACATGACACTGAATACATGTTGTTTACTAACAGAGACCATGATCTGTATTTTttccacacaagaaaaaacatttttcttccaTTTGAATATACATAGAAAGGCAGCATGTGTGTCAGTACACTGCCCATCAcctgtgttgttattgttgccaCATGGCGGAGttgtggctagcattgttgccttacAGTGCTCACTATCTGGTCCGACcgagtatgtttttttttttttctgtttcatgcAGACACACTAAACCACAGGCTCGTGGGCCATATGTGGCCCCCAAACAATTACATGCGGCCcatcacttaatatcatgttataatgaaaacttATTAAATATACCTAAGgatatacatgtttttattgtgaagtatgcATCATTTCAGtacaaagacttttacttataaatgtatgaaatatcatcacgtttatctttatttttgacatcatgatggaatattattttttactttcacgATAATAATTGCCCACTCGTGACCCAACACTTTTGTCTccagaccggccccctcttgaccagtctacacacactcattggccccccagttcatttgagtttgaccccTCTGCTCTAAACTGACCATGGGTGTAAATGTGAGGGTGAAcggttgtctgtctctgtgtgtccgccCCACGATGGTGACCTGTCAGGGCGTGACCCCGCCTtacaccctatgtcagctgggactggctcaaGCGGCCCCACGatcatcatgtggaggataaagctgtgaaaaaatgaatgaatattttccaaaaaaaaacaaaaaacatccacaCCTGCCTCAGAAAACACTTTCCATGCAGTTTATTTCGTGGTTCATGATTTCAAACTCCTACATAAAATAATCCTCACAATATTCACAATAATACACAtgagatatataaatatactgtatatacagtatgtgtgtgtcttttacagTTCTGCAACTGACCAAACAGGGTAGTCAGTTTTAATAATGATGTATAAAATGTCATTCAGTGACGTCACACCATGCAAAAGTGAAGGTTTCTGCGCTGATATACTAATAAACGACTGCCAGTTCTGCATCGTCAGAGACTCCACTTTTAGACTTTAAACATGTGTCTTGTGTCTTTCAAACAAATAAGCTAACAGAAACATGTACGGCTTAGCGACAGGTTTCTAAaaaggtgataaaaaaaaacattttgatccCTCTGCTGCAAGAAGGAACAGGGTTCAATGGGCGGTGGGAGTTAAATTGAAATACAGACACGGTTGCATTGTTCTAATGTGATATTTTCTATGCAGGAAAACAGTGTTAAAGTCAATTTAACCCTAACTAATTGAGTATTATACCGACTAGACAGAGGCCTATagtaaattgtacattttgtaaatatacCCATTTTCGGACAAGTAAagtaaatgatcttatcttatcataCACAGTCAGGCACGCACGTCACTGCGAAGCTAAAAAgttagaaaatgtaaaagaaaagagaacagCAATCAGtttataataaagaaaaactagTTCCTAAGTTTTATTTGAGGCTCATCCAATTAAAATGTCTAAGAATTGTTCTGGGAGTGATGCTTATttgttgcccaatcagctgactgtcatgggtcgAGCTCCACCTGTACCGTATCATACCATCACACAAGAGTGATAAAATTAACTCTTTTAATGTAACTGTCACGTATTTTGGTCTCAATCAGACTTAGTGTTACTTTAACTCTACAAAGATGTCTTAAAAATgggagagtgtgtttttttgaaaatcagAACATTGCTAACAAAGCAGAGGATTGATGTGAATGAGCAGCAGGCAGATGTTTACAGCAGTTAAATGAAGATGCAGCTGATGATGGACCATGGGTCACTTCCGGACGTGGACGAGACTGATCCCCGATCAGCTTTTCCAGAAACATCGTCCATGAcctgttcacacaaacacacacacacagagtggactCTTCCTTCTTCATGGTCATGGACAGGTCAGTGGagccacacagagagagagacagagagagagagagagagagagagagactgttcTCAGCTGCTGAGCAGGACGATGATGTAGATGAGGAGCAGGCAGATGAGGATGAGGGTGAAGTTGACAAACAGCTCCTGCAGGTTCCTTTTGGTCTGTGGGTTGACCTCGATCTGGGACGCTCGGCGGATGGCCGACTTGGTCATGTGCTGGACACGCTCCATGGCGgcgcaggaggaggaagaggaggggttAGATTTTGACGGACTGGggggagagaagagggaaatATGTCAGGCTtccagacctgtgtgtgtgagtgtgagactcATGTCAGTATCTCATACACGTTGTCAGCTGAGTTCTGCTAACGTGTCGGTGATTGCGGCACAGAAGCCACAATGACAGAGTGAATGACTTTAAATTTTGTTTGTACATGAAAGACTGCAagttaaaaaacagaaaatgacacagCACACGTGTCAGTATCTACTATTTATGTACTATGATATATGACAATCGTCGGCAGAGTCACAGTCAATGGCTGCCGTTGCCACATGTGGTAAATATGACATTAATAACATATAACAGACTGAAATAGATGGAATGTTTGTATGTTAAAGATTTTAATGCTGTAAGAGACAAAAGCATGTGAGCGACACCCTTCAGTCACCTGATCAGTGAAGTGATGAGCATACTTGTGGCTCACACAGCCAGTGAACATCTTAGCACTTGTTGACCAGCTCTGCCAAGTGGGTCTCTATTTTTAACTCTATTGAAACTCCTGCTATAGTGACGATAAGAAAGTTATGAATTCATAGAGTCATATTTATACTTTAGTAACAGGAACATATCCACTTATTTCTCCATGGGATGATAAAAATTTAACTTTTGAAACACTTTTATCCTCCATTTTTATCTTCTCcttcttcatgtgagactgGTGGGGACTTAACTTTTGTCCCcttaaggaagacaagtccccataatgtggctgtataaacagatttaggtcctcacaacaggactcaaaacacacacgtaGTCAAGCAGTAAAACATAGGTTTCTCGTGCTGACCTGTTCttctacagcaggggtgtcaaactcaaatgacctgggggtcaatgagcatctagtctggtcaagaggaggccggtctagagaaaaaaaagtgcgaaaaacacacaatttccaCCATGATGTCGCAttacatattcatgtttttgtttcgaTATGGACTTACAATcaaaatgatgcacaataaatcTATTAATGTCAAAATCTAAGTCAGAAATAAGTCTAgaattaagtaaataataatgaggACAAAACCAAACAAGCTTAAATATATCTAATTTactgttgaatgtaatacatttaataatgtgtaattacaaccaaatgtcttattataactattataaaaatattgcgagcaaacatatttagtacgatattctgtctatattctatcaGGAGGTTGCAGGCCatattttcattataacatgatattaagtagGCCGCATGTAATCAACTGTGATATTATCAGTCAGTAAAGGGATTTCACGTTTTTTAACCAACACTCAAACTAGATATACTTTTATATTCAGGGATATCAACGGCTTTAAGTTCATTTCTATGTTATTTAGTGCGGTAAAGCGAGTATTCCCAGCTCTGCTTGTATATatatgccaatgtgtccttgagcaagtgCTGTGTACAGatgtatgaacgtgtgagtgaatggccgtgaatggctgaatgtaaagcagctttgagttgtCATCatgactagaaaagcgctatataaatacatttgaacttattAGGCAGCAAGTATCGTAGAAATGATTTAATCTATATACTCTGGCAGTCTTTGAAATTGCAGTTTTACAACAATCTGAGGtccttttttatattatttttgatatttctGCATCGCTATTCTGTGTAGTTTTCtgttactttattttcttatttcactgattttcattttcaacccATCACACATTTCGAGCTTATgcaaatattttgtatttgtcaccatctagtggacatgATGAGAACTGCACCTGAAGAAGTGTCCCCTTTATTCCAAACCTGAGAATCGTATGATCAATTTAAATTGCCATCCTCTCATCTTTGTCACACAATAGACATAAAAAATATCTTGAGTGAAGTGAAAATTTGAGACATTCTTTAATATCTTCCTTCGTTTTCTCCTCAAATCCTGgccagtcatgtgacctctgatACAGCGAGGTCGTGGGCCTGTGCCATCGTGTGACTGACAGCATGTGAGCCAGTGCTGTGCTTTGACACATCATTATCTGAGACTTATTCTCATTTTGTCCACGGTAAATACACAAATTCGACCTGTCTGTTCACGCTGTTTGAAGCAGAAGAGTCGTCCATGAGCCAGGTATTATTTTTACCTGTGTCTGAGTTCATTTGCgggttctgttgtttttaaatgtgaagttTAAGATGTGGAAATGAAGAGAACG
Above is a window of Solea senegalensis isolate Sse05_10M linkage group LG2, IFAPA_SoseM_1, whole genome shotgun sequence DNA encoding:
- the pln gene encoding cardiac phospholamban, yielding MERVQHMTKSAIRRASQIEVNPQTKRNLQELFVNFTLILICLLLIYIIVLLSS